In Prevotella sp. oral taxon 475, one DNA window encodes the following:
- a CDS encoding DUF3853 family protein, giving the protein MTINELLGKPVWQMTGEELLFLAQHSNISTSRESTKTSSSKEEKRYVYGLAGIARLFGCSLPTANRIKQSGKINRAITQVGRKIIVDADFALELAGRKTGGR; this is encoded by the coding sequence ATGACAATAAACGAATTATTGGGCAAGCCTGTGTGGCAGATGACGGGCGAGGAATTACTCTTCCTTGCACAACACAGTAATATATCTACAAGCAGGGAATCAACAAAGACTTCTTCCTCCAAAGAAGAAAAGCGATATGTGTATGGTTTGGCTGGCATTGCACGCCTCTTTGGGTGTAGCCTGCCTACCGCTAACCGTATCAAGCAGAGTGGTAAAATCAATCGTGCCATTACACAAGTAGGGCGCAAGATTATTGTTGATGCTGACTTTGCTCTCGAACTGGCAGGACGAAAGACAGGAGGACGATGA
- a CDS encoding Do family serine endopeptidase, whose amino-acid sequence MKKYSQYFVGGLCALAVAFSAGTFMKVNAATVPAQPVDLTYAAEKALPAVVHIRYVQNSKVKTVDVQSDPFGDFFADPFGFFGNPGQGNGGTQKRQVQTPKREATGSGVIISADGYIVTNNHVVEGADQLTVTLNDNREFSARIVGTDKNTDLALIKIDGRNLPTLPIGDSDKLKVGEWVLAVGNPFNFTSTVTAGIVSAKARSLGANGVESFIQTDAAINQGNSGGALVNTSGELVGINAMLYSQTGSYSGYGFAIPTTIMNKVVADIKQYGNVQRAFLGIQGQDVRIYLDQQKDQGKELDLGTNEGIYVAKVDDDGAGAAAGLKAGDVITALDGKRLKKMAELQEHIASKRPGDKMSITYLHNKKQNTSTVTLKNAQGNTQVVKTADLDILGANFKEVSAAQKNQLGITHGLEVIKVNAGALKEAGIAKGFIIQKANDQPIKTLDELQKAVKEASTSKDPVLYIQGVYPTGKKAYFAVVLSGN is encoded by the coding sequence ATGAAAAAGTATTCGCAGTATTTTGTTGGCGGACTATGCGCACTGGCTGTGGCGTTTTCTGCCGGAACTTTTATGAAGGTGAATGCGGCGACTGTGCCGGCTCAGCCTGTGGATTTGACGTATGCCGCTGAGAAGGCTCTCCCGGCGGTGGTTCATATTCGGTATGTACAGAACTCGAAAGTGAAGACGGTGGATGTGCAGAGCGATCCGTTCGGCGACTTCTTTGCCGATCCGTTTGGGTTCTTTGGCAATCCCGGTCAGGGAAATGGAGGAACACAGAAACGACAAGTGCAAACGCCGAAGCGCGAGGCTACCGGGTCGGGGGTGATTATCTCGGCTGACGGATATATCGTGACCAATAACCATGTGGTGGAGGGAGCCGATCAGCTCACGGTGACGCTGAATGATAACCGTGAATTTTCGGCACGCATCGTGGGCACGGATAAGAATACTGACCTGGCCCTCATCAAAATCGACGGACGAAATCTACCTACGCTACCCATTGGCGATTCGGATAAACTGAAGGTCGGCGAGTGGGTGCTGGCTGTGGGTAATCCGTTCAATTTCACGTCGACGGTTACGGCGGGCATCGTCAGTGCCAAGGCGCGCTCACTGGGAGCGAATGGTGTAGAATCGTTCATTCAGACCGATGCTGCCATCAATCAAGGTAACTCGGGCGGTGCGCTGGTCAACACGTCGGGCGAGCTGGTAGGCATCAACGCCATGCTTTACTCGCAGACGGGCTCGTACAGTGGTTATGGCTTTGCTATTCCTACAACGATTATGAACAAGGTGGTGGCCGACATCAAGCAGTATGGTAATGTACAGCGAGCCTTCTTGGGCATTCAGGGGCAGGACGTGAGGATATATCTCGATCAGCAGAAAGATCAAGGAAAGGAACTCGACTTGGGTACCAACGAAGGTATTTATGTGGCGAAGGTAGACGACGACGGAGCCGGAGCTGCTGCCGGACTGAAGGCGGGTGACGTCATCACGGCTCTCGATGGTAAGCGACTTAAGAAGATGGCTGAATTGCAGGAGCATATCGCCTCGAAACGACCGGGCGATAAGATGTCGATTACCTATCTCCACAACAAGAAGCAGAACACCAGTACCGTAACGCTCAAAAATGCACAGGGCAACACGCAGGTGGTGAAGACGGCCGACCTCGACATCCTCGGTGCGAACTTCAAGGAAGTTTCCGCTGCACAGAAGAATCAGCTCGGCATTACGCACGGCCTGGAGGTGATCAAGGTGAATGCAGGTGCGCTCAAAGAGGCAGGCATCGCAAAGGGATTCATCATTCAGAAGGCCAACGACCAGCCCATCAAGACGCTCGACGAGCTGCAAAAGGCTGTTAAGGAGGCTTCTACCAGCAAAGATCCCGTGCTCTATATCCAGGGTGTTTATCCTACGGGAAAGAAGGCCTATTTTGCTGTGGTACTGAGCGGTAATTGA
- the mobC gene encoding plasmid mobilization relaxosome protein MobC, which produces MEQKNKSGRPTKTLSEKRKYQVLLRLNTMEYYTLLGKAREASISRTEFLRLLITNAEVKSRIKPEEMQLIRTVSGMANNLNQITHRLNAFGISTLNEELNALKQLIHELMKRLKP; this is translated from the coding sequence ATGGAACAAAAGAATAAAAGTGGACGACCCACCAAGACATTATCAGAGAAACGGAAATATCAAGTGCTTCTTCGGCTTAATACAATGGAGTACTACACCTTGTTGGGAAAAGCACGTGAAGCCTCTATTTCACGAACAGAGTTTTTACGGCTACTCATTACAAATGCAGAAGTAAAGAGTCGAATCAAGCCAGAGGAAATGCAACTCATCCGTACAGTTTCTGGCATGGCTAACAATCTTAACCAAATTACCCATCGACTCAATGCTTTCGGCATCTCTACACTCAATGAAGAATTGAATGCGCTGAAACAACTTATTCACGAACTCATGAAACGATTGAAACCATGA
- a CDS encoding relaxase/mobilization nuclease domain-containing protein, whose translation MIAKIIKGTNFSGVVNYMLSKREGKVKVLQAIGVRCSLPNDIAHDFNLQASMRPNVHKPVCHTILSFSAHDSERLTEATMVKIANEYLHEMGYGDTQSLIVRHSDRQHPHLHICINRIGNNGKTISDRNEKYRSPKTCRELTERYDLTIGKGKQEVNRSRLRGEDKLRYEIFDTIKSIFPQSQTLKNFVTGLERHGITTRFKTKGNTDVVQGIIFEKDGCSFSGSKIDRSCSFSRLNAALERNTHKQEQIHQQNEPMVHSVDESYFITDLSEAISEVFSMPTSSNGVDVDELRFQKKLRNKANRKRRI comes from the coding sequence ATGATAGCCAAGATTATTAAAGGAACAAACTTCAGTGGAGTTGTCAATTATATGCTCAGCAAACGCGAAGGTAAAGTCAAGGTTTTACAAGCCATTGGTGTACGCTGTTCCTTACCAAATGACATTGCACACGATTTCAACTTGCAAGCCTCTATGCGTCCGAATGTACATAAACCAGTTTGTCATACCATACTCTCATTCTCAGCACATGATTCAGAACGACTGACAGAGGCAACAATGGTGAAGATTGCCAACGAATATCTTCATGAAATGGGCTATGGCGACACACAGAGCCTTATCGTAAGGCACAGCGACCGCCAGCATCCTCACTTACATATTTGTATCAACCGTATCGGCAATAATGGCAAGACTATCAGCGACCGCAATGAAAAGTATCGTTCACCGAAGACTTGTAGAGAACTGACTGAGCGTTATGATCTAACCATTGGCAAAGGAAAGCAAGAGGTAAACCGCTCACGATTGAGAGGTGAGGATAAATTACGATACGAGATATTCGATACCATTAAGTCTATATTTCCTCAATCTCAGACTTTGAAAAATTTTGTTACAGGGTTAGAGCGACATGGTATTACCACTCGTTTCAAAACAAAAGGTAATACCGATGTTGTTCAGGGGATCATCTTTGAAAAAGACGGATGCAGTTTCAGCGGCTCAAAGATAGACCGCTCCTGTTCTTTCTCGCGCCTCAATGCAGCGTTAGAACGAAATACTCACAAACAAGAGCAAATTCATCAACAAAACGAGCCTATGGTACATTCTGTAGATGAAAGCTATTTCATTACCGACCTATCCGAAGCAATTAGTGAAGTGTTTTCTATGCCTACATCAAGTAATGGCGTAGATGTTGATGAACTTCGATTTCAAAAGAAACTCCGCAATAAAGCTAATCGCAAACGTAGAATTTAA
- a CDS encoding IS3 family transposase, with protein MSQGEERQALVSHPVSLLCGYLGISRQGYYRHVDRSLELDVLRSSIVFYAQELRTSLPKAGIRILYELCRRKYADKFTIGRDQCYELFRSNGLCLRRRKRPRTTNSNHHYHIYEDLLNTTPKLHPTRFGELCVTDITYVATSSGWAYLSLVTDAASRLIVGWCLHPTLERQGPMNALSMGIDFYRKYNVELLQFIHHSDRGVQYCCNAYVNKLKSLGIQISMTQTGDPLHNALPERINNTLKNGWLFSTEDKSLQQVRRLTKKAIDLYNTFRPHQSL; from the coding sequence TTGTCGCAGGGAGAAGAAAGACAGGCTCTGGTAAGTCATCCTGTCAGTTTACTCTGCGGTTATCTTGGCATAAGTAGACAAGGGTATTACCGTCATGTGGATCGTTCTTTGGAGTTAGATGTCCTGCGTAGCAGCATCGTGTTCTATGCGCAGGAGCTCCGCACCTCTTTACCCAAGGCCGGCATACGCATCCTTTACGAGCTATGCCGTCGCAAGTATGCAGATAAGTTTACCATCGGTCGCGACCAATGCTATGAGCTTTTCCGCTCCAACGGACTATGCCTTCGCCGTCGCAAACGCCCAAGGACGACCAACTCCAATCACCACTACCACATCTATGAAGACCTTCTCAACACAACGCCCAAGCTACATCCGACTCGTTTCGGCGAGCTCTGCGTTACGGATATCACCTACGTAGCAACCTCTTCAGGCTGGGCTTATCTCTCCTTAGTAACCGATGCTGCTTCACGCCTGATCGTGGGCTGGTGTCTGCATCCAACCCTTGAGAGACAAGGTCCGATGAACGCTCTCTCTATGGGCATCGACTTCTACAGAAAGTATAATGTCGAACTCTTGCAGTTCATACACCATTCTGACCGCGGCGTGCAATACTGCTGCAACGCCTATGTCAACAAACTCAAATCTCTTGGTATACAAATCAGTATGACACAAACCGGAGATCCATTGCACAACGCTCTGCCCGAGAGAATAAACAATACGCTCAAGAACGGCTGGCTCTTTAGTACAGAAGATAAAAGTCTGCAACAGGTCAGGCGCCTTACAAAGAAGGCCATCGACCTATACAACACGTTTAGACCGCATCAGAGTCTATAG
- a CDS encoding AAA family ATPase: protein MMNTTDYENIWQKSLIHVTDEFALPPVVLQAGEAIIGTLGNFSVSTGKAKAKKTFNVSAIVAAALINGQVLEYKASFPESKRNILYFDTEQSPYHCQLVMQRILKLAKLPIDKEPQNLKFSHLRAIADPNERREIIRYAIYNTPNVGLVVIDGIRDLMLDINNSTEATKLVGDLMQWTSEQNIHIQTVLHLNKGDDNARGHIGTELNNKAETFLQITKDNTMPERSIVAPSIIRSKPFEKFAFRLQEAEDEICIPQIDLSYSDNERKQHRFSYQELSTSEHRKALEQVFSTSEILPYSKLIVALKEAYAKIVGLSYGQTKLKELLQFLLNKGIVVKEERGKYRLSHNSLQ, encoded by the coding sequence ATGATGAATACAACTGATTATGAAAACATTTGGCAAAAGTCGCTCATTCATGTAACGGATGAGTTTGCGCTTCCTCCAGTTGTGCTGCAAGCAGGTGAAGCCATCATTGGCACACTGGGTAACTTCAGTGTATCGACAGGTAAGGCGAAAGCCAAGAAGACTTTCAACGTGAGTGCCATCGTTGCAGCAGCTCTTATCAATGGACAGGTGCTGGAATACAAAGCATCATTTCCTGAAAGTAAACGCAATATTCTTTACTTTGACACAGAACAAAGCCCTTATCATTGTCAACTTGTGATGCAACGTATTTTGAAATTGGCAAAACTACCGATAGACAAGGAACCGCAGAATTTAAAATTCAGTCACCTCAGAGCCATTGCTGACCCTAATGAACGCAGAGAAATCATTCGCTATGCCATCTACAATACGCCCAACGTGGGCTTGGTAGTCATTGATGGTATTCGTGATTTGATGCTCGACATCAACAACTCAACGGAAGCAACCAAGTTGGTAGGTGATCTAATGCAGTGGACAAGTGAACAGAATATCCATATACAAACTGTGCTTCACCTCAATAAGGGCGACGATAACGCACGAGGGCATATCGGTACAGAACTCAACAACAAGGCAGAGACTTTCCTGCAAATTACAAAGGATAACACCATGCCTGAACGTAGTATTGTTGCACCCTCCATCATCCGCTCCAAGCCTTTTGAAAAGTTTGCCTTTAGGCTCCAAGAGGCTGAAGATGAGATTTGTATTCCCCAAATAGACCTCTCATATTCGGACAATGAGCGAAAGCAACATCGCTTCTCCTATCAAGAGTTAAGTACTAGCGAACATCGAAAAGCGTTGGAACAAGTATTCTCAACAAGCGAGATTTTGCCATATAGTAAACTTATCGTAGCTCTCAAAGAGGCTTATGCTAAGATTGTGGGGCTATCCTATGGGCAAACAAAACTCAAGGAGCTTTTGCAATTCTTGCTCAACAAAGGCATAGTGGTTAAGGAAGAACGAGGAAAATATCGGCTCAGCCATAATTCTCTACAATAA
- a CDS encoding lipoprotein 17-related variable surface protein produces MKKALLMITLCATLAACSSEEPATGGKQPSEQTETQEVKKEQLFKYFELNKSLTVYQALQKLKATSGEKTIDGKTLTVTAVDETNRNEQTGTLTVTIKGSISGKPFKQTVTFEGFAPKPADGAMAKRVVATWKSDMDYQKDFDFDTLYRLGNTDKFTTEYLSHFINFTSSTPDGKHHYTFTPEDIAKTVVSDIKYTPSNRHEGTLSFILTYNGIKGNMGSGANGAPSLLFDKNIYYQKQVSLNRDAVRSLYMRGVYENVDVFYAGLLKYDRTRFVPRVVHKVRDDNDNSMLITIKLTTNDGRETELAEFGVIIDGFKSLADLNKDLQLAGSTEVGKHLGKVFRNAPDGDKLSQMSTVPVQAWIEKVQMGIRRDGKLIDLLPQKVSTGSGSSIVTVWKPTSGDGSVLDLYFESPRFEVIEAQKQGYFLKMKLKLNAVNETSVQGVELPLTVHLLQP; encoded by the coding sequence ATGAAAAAAGCATTATTGATGATTACCCTGTGTGCAACACTGGCGGCATGCAGTAGCGAGGAACCCGCTACCGGTGGGAAACAGCCCTCCGAGCAGACTGAGACACAAGAGGTGAAAAAAGAGCAACTCTTCAAATACTTCGAACTAAACAAAAGTCTCACTGTCTATCAGGCATTACAAAAACTTAAAGCTACGAGCGGCGAAAAGACCATCGACGGTAAAACACTCACTGTAACGGCCGTCGATGAAACAAACCGCAACGAACAGACGGGAACGCTCACCGTAACTATCAAAGGCAGTATCTCTGGAAAACCCTTCAAACAAACGGTAACTTTCGAAGGCTTTGCCCCCAAGCCTGCCGATGGTGCTATGGCTAAACGGGTGGTAGCAACGTGGAAAAGCGATATGGACTATCAGAAAGATTTCGACTTCGACACGCTCTATCGACTCGGCAATACCGACAAATTCACTACCGAATACCTCTCTCATTTCATCAACTTCACATCTTCTACGCCCGACGGGAAACATCATTACACCTTTACCCCCGAAGATATTGCCAAGACTGTCGTCAGCGACATCAAATACACACCGTCGAACCGCCACGAGGGAACACTCTCATTCATTCTTACCTACAACGGCATCAAAGGCAACATGGGCAGTGGTGCTAACGGAGCACCTTCGTTGTTGTTCGATAAAAACATATATTACCAAAAACAGGTATCTCTCAATCGTGATGCCGTCCGCTCACTCTATATGCGCGGCGTATACGAAAATGTTGATGTCTTCTACGCAGGGCTATTGAAATACGACCGCACACGTTTTGTCCCCCGCGTCGTTCATAAAGTAAGAGACGACAACGACAACTCGATGCTCATCACCATCAAACTCACGACAAATGATGGCAGAGAAACCGAACTGGCAGAATTCGGAGTGATTATAGACGGCTTCAAGTCTCTTGCCGACTTAAACAAAGATTTGCAGCTGGCAGGCAGTACCGAGGTGGGCAAACATCTGGGAAAAGTGTTCAGAAACGCGCCCGACGGCGACAAACTTTCACAGATGAGCACTGTTCCCGTGCAGGCATGGATAGAAAAGGTGCAGATGGGCATACGGCGAGACGGAAAGCTCATCGACTTGTTGCCGCAGAAAGTAAGCACGGGAAGCGGAAGCTCGATCGTTACCGTTTGGAAGCCCACATCGGGAGACGGCTCTGTGCTCGACCTGTATTTCGAAAGCCCGAGGTTCGAAGTGATTGAAGCACAAAAGCAGGGCTACTTCCTTAAAATGAAGTTGAAACTCAATGCCGTCAACGAAACGTCTGTACAGGGCGTAGAGTTGCCACTAACGGTGCATTTACTACAACCCTGA
- the istA gene encoding IS21 family transposase: MNKRIKNILRCYAAEMGMKETASTFHTSHESRRREPSSKRIELEALLPGYVSRLTRKGMSVRKLFKEYHSEYPDGLQLSSFKRAVRQYKFHIKVVGHVEHYAADQMYVDFAGDRLEVVDEMTGETKKAEVFVAILPFSHYAYCEAVWSQRKEDLIKGCENAMLYFEGAPAAIVPDNLKAAVTRSDRNEPVINDDFAAFAQHYGCSVYPARVRHPKDKALVENAVKLLYHSVYLDIEEMTFSRLDDLNAAIHVSQNDFNEKVMASREASRKEMFLRGEKGYLRPLPLKRYVMKEKKLMTVGRNSYVSLFKHHYSVPKEHVGKGMTILYDADTMEIYCGMNLVAIHDRCDIPYTYSWKKEHNLPGHYGPYDKDLEELFRRASEIDNIVLNYLREVERVMQYPPKAFRSCRSIHFREKSLRYGVQLIKIGKKKLS, translated from the coding sequence ATGAATAAAAGAATCAAGAACATTTTAAGATGTTATGCGGCAGAGATGGGAATGAAGGAAACGGCATCCACGTTCCATACTTCCCATGAATCCCGACGTCGGGAGCCTTCTTCCAAAAGGATTGAATTGGAGGCTTTGCTTCCCGGATATGTATCCCGCCTGACACGCAAAGGGATGAGTGTCAGGAAACTTTTCAAGGAGTATCATTCCGAGTATCCTGACGGTCTTCAGCTGTCTTCCTTCAAGCGGGCAGTCCGCCAGTACAAGTTCCACATCAAGGTCGTGGGCCATGTCGAGCACTATGCCGCAGACCAGATGTATGTTGATTTTGCCGGTGACAGGCTTGAAGTTGTCGATGAGATGACAGGCGAGACGAAGAAGGCCGAAGTCTTTGTTGCCATCCTTCCGTTCAGTCATTACGCCTACTGTGAGGCCGTATGGTCGCAGCGCAAGGAAGACCTGATCAAGGGATGCGAGAATGCCATGCTGTATTTCGAAGGGGCTCCGGCGGCAATAGTCCCCGACAATCTGAAGGCGGCCGTCACACGAAGCGACCGCAACGAGCCCGTCATCAATGACGATTTCGCCGCTTTTGCCCAGCATTACGGCTGTTCGGTCTATCCCGCCCGTGTACGCCACCCCAAGGACAAGGCCCTTGTTGAAAACGCAGTGAAGCTTCTCTACCATTCCGTTTACCTGGACATAGAGGAAATGACTTTCTCCCGTCTGGACGATCTCAATGCCGCCATCCATGTTTCCCAGAACGATTTCAATGAAAAGGTGATGGCCAGCCGGGAGGCGTCACGCAAGGAGATGTTCCTGCGCGGTGAGAAGGGCTACCTCCGCCCGCTTCCACTGAAACGCTACGTCATGAAAGAGAAAAAGCTGATGACTGTCGGCAGGAACTCCTACGTATCGCTGTTCAAGCACCATTACAGTGTTCCCAAGGAACATGTGGGGAAAGGCATGACGATCCTCTACGATGCCGACACCATGGAAATCTACTGTGGCATGAACCTTGTCGCCATCCACGACCGCTGTGACATACCCTACACCTATTCATGGAAAAAGGAGCACAACCTGCCGGGGCACTATGGCCCTTATGACAAGGATCTTGAGGAGCTCTTCCGACGTGCCTCGGAAATAGACAATATCGTATTGAATTATCTCCGGGAAGTGGAGCGTGTCATGCAATATCCTCCAAAAGCGTTCAGATCCTGTCGGAGCATACATTTTCGCGAAAAATCACTCAGATACGGGGTACAATTGATAAAAATCGGCAAAAAGAAGCTTTCGTAG
- a CDS encoding CHC2 zinc finger domain-containing protein — MEIQNIKQISITDYLQQQGYSPARVQGIHFWYCSPLRNESTPSFKVNTERNQWYDFGTGGHGDIIDLVLALQHCTMNKAIELLTGSKQILYQDFSFGGERNTSKHKLEIISVQSLTNPYLIHYIAERGIPISIANSFCSEVHYNNTNRTYYAIGFANDAGGWEIRSPYFKGCIAPKAITTVSKGTDHLQIFEGFMDFLSWQTLNPSSTCDAIVLNSLALLPRIQEKIKGYKQVESFLDNDDAGRKTFEVLKQFCPSIIDGSVRYRTHKDLNEWLVAQSKVQESQPSLPTTKRGIRR; from the coding sequence ATGGAAATACAAAATATCAAGCAAATCTCTATCACAGATTATTTGCAGCAACAGGGTTATTCACCTGCACGAGTACAAGGTATTCACTTTTGGTACTGCTCTCCGCTACGCAACGAAAGTACACCATCATTCAAAGTAAATACAGAGCGTAACCAATGGTATGACTTTGGAACTGGTGGACATGGAGATATTATTGACCTTGTGCTTGCTTTACAGCATTGTACCATGAACAAAGCCATTGAGCTTCTAACCGGTTCAAAACAAATACTGTATCAAGATTTTTCTTTTGGCGGTGAAAGAAATACCTCTAAGCACAAATTAGAAATCATATCTGTGCAATCACTTACCAATCCTTATTTGATACATTACATTGCAGAGCGTGGAATACCTATCAGTATCGCTAATAGTTTCTGCTCTGAAGTTCATTACAATAATACTAATCGGACATACTATGCCATAGGATTTGCAAACGATGCTGGCGGATGGGAAATCCGTAGTCCTTATTTTAAAGGTTGTATAGCTCCGAAAGCCATTACAACTGTCAGTAAGGGTACAGACCATTTGCAAATCTTTGAGGGCTTCATGGATTTTCTCTCGTGGCAAACACTAAATCCATCCTCAACTTGTGATGCTATTGTTCTCAATTCTCTGGCTCTTTTACCACGTATTCAAGAGAAGATAAAAGGCTACAAGCAAGTTGAGAGTTTTCTGGACAATGATGATGCAGGACGAAAAACGTTTGAAGTTTTGAAACAGTTTTGCCCATCTATCATAGATGGTTCTGTTCGCTATCGAACTCACAAAGATCTCAACGAATGGCTCGTTGCTCAATCTAAAGTGCAAGAAAGTCAACCTTCGTTACCAACCACGAAGCGTGGTATCAGAAGATAG
- a CDS encoding DUF262 domain-containing protein codes for MIGNRTYYGEYSLERWIELVVKGNIVLPEYQRHFVWDQKDLKRLIKSLHEGQFVQPVTIGLYNKGNKEKINLLLDGQQRLSSILLAYLGYFPKKEMFETPNQEIAIEDDSAFDEAGDNQNTEIKSIKWTIRELYDKEKSLEELRAELSSNSRYEKLDLGLQLEEDFWKETFIGFSFIVPDMAEVSDVQTFYTHLFRNMNYYGRKLSASESRKSLYYQDSRLTNYFEGKTEQGDDVLCDLKVKQDFKPRQIDFIRYLSMLSQKKVGKTVMMGYSAYNSRENYYADYVAYLLGLEQEEREDKFDGFDFSAIFPDYVIRDRYNKLREGVEQIKQYIHQDYDGAFKSWIDADLWLLGLIYYVVFEGKDLSLEGNKGEDLRQAISEEIDSKNEAYQKRSNALGHIRERINKSIEIYNDYVS; via the coding sequence ATGATAGGAAATCGAACTTACTATGGAGAGTATTCTCTTGAACGCTGGATAGAGTTGGTAGTCAAGGGAAATATAGTTCTACCCGAGTATCAAAGACATTTTGTCTGGGATCAGAAAGACCTTAAGCGTCTAATTAAATCACTCCATGAAGGACAGTTTGTTCAGCCTGTAACTATAGGGTTGTATAACAAGGGCAACAAGGAGAAAATCAATTTACTCTTAGATGGACAACAGCGTCTCTCTTCCATCTTATTAGCCTATCTAGGCTATTTCCCTAAAAAAGAAATGTTCGAAACACCAAATCAGGAGATCGCAATAGAGGATGATAGTGCTTTCGATGAAGCAGGTGATAATCAGAATACGGAGATAAAGTCTATAAAATGGACTATAAGGGAATTATACGATAAAGAGAAATCGCTAGAAGAGCTTCGAGCAGAGTTATCATCAAATTCTCGTTATGAGAAACTTGATTTGGGATTACAATTAGAAGAAGATTTTTGGAAGGAAACATTCATCGGGTTTTCTTTTATCGTCCCTGATATGGCTGAAGTGTCTGATGTGCAGACGTTTTATACCCATTTATTTCGTAATATGAACTACTATGGGAGAAAGTTATCTGCTTCAGAGAGCCGTAAATCTCTATATTATCAAGATTCTAGACTCACCAATTATTTCGAAGGGAAAACAGAACAAGGAGACGATGTGTTGTGTGATCTCAAAGTAAAACAAGATTTTAAACCTAGGCAAATCGATTTTATTCGCTATCTATCCATGCTATCTCAAAAGAAGGTAGGGAAGACGGTTATGATGGGCTACTCTGCCTACAATAGCCGTGAAAACTACTATGCAGACTATGTTGCTTATCTTTTAGGGTTAGAGCAAGAAGAACGCGAAGACAAGTTTGACGGTTTTGATTTCTCTGCTATCTTCCCTGACTATGTTATCAGAGATCGATATAACAAGTTAAGGGAAGGAGTAGAACAAATCAAACAGTATATTCATCAGGATTATGATGGGGCATTCAAATCTTGGATTGATGCAGATTTATGGCTATTGGGGTTAATTTATTATGTCGTGTTTGAGGGGAAGGATTTATCTCTGGAAGGAAACAAAGGTGAGGATCTAAGGCAAGCAATAAGCGAAGAGATAGATTCTAAAAATGAAGCCTACCAAAAAAGAAGTAATGCTCTAGGACACATAAGAGAGCGTATTAACAAGTCCATTGAAATATATAATGATTATGTATCATAA